A DNA window from uncultured Methanoregula sp. contains the following coding sequences:
- a CDS encoding cobalt-precorrin-5B (C(1))-methyltransferase: protein MRDPVTGFEYPAPWVSRCTDNKKLRLAEQGLGVLTASGTVLTRGFTTGTTAAAAAKAATLSLKGPVRSVRIRLPCGIPVDIPVDGRAGTATCAKFSGDYPADVTAGLDFIASAVPAASGVTLHFGEGIGRFSRDVVRYHKNDPAVSPPVLSCLHSSVEEALEETGLSGVTVTIRIPRGADVARHTLNPRVGVQGGISVLGTTGFVEPWDDHLTESTIERIAQAKDPVLTTGRLGLRYSRLLFPDRDVILVGGKIEKTLAVARGKIVLCGLPALILRYICPQILEGTGCGTVEELAATPAFAGIMKRTLDGFRAVRPDVRVVLLNRDGTILGETP, encoded by the coding sequence ATGCGGGATCCGGTAACCGGCTTTGAGTACCCGGCCCCCTGGGTTTCGCGCTGCACCGACAATAAAAAGCTCCGGCTCGCCGAGCAGGGCCTCGGTGTCCTGACCGCGTCCGGAACGGTCCTTACCCGTGGATTTACTACCGGGACAACAGCAGCGGCAGCAGCGAAAGCCGCGACCCTGTCCCTGAAAGGCCCGGTCCGCTCGGTCCGGATCCGGCTTCCCTGCGGCATCCCCGTGGATATTCCGGTGGACGGCCGGGCCGGGACCGCGACCTGCGCCAAGTTTTCAGGCGATTACCCGGCCGATGTGACGGCAGGCCTTGATTTTATCGCATCGGCGGTGCCCGCAGCCAGCGGCGTTACCCTCCATTTCGGGGAAGGCATTGGCCGGTTCTCGCGGGACGTTGTCCGGTACCACAAGAACGATCCGGCTGTCAGCCCGCCAGTACTCTCCTGCCTTCATTCCTCTGTAGAAGAAGCTCTCGAAGAGACCGGCCTTTCTGGCGTAACCGTGACGATCAGGATCCCCCGCGGCGCAGACGTTGCAAGGCACACGCTCAATCCCCGGGTCGGTGTCCAGGGAGGTATCTCGGTCCTCGGGACTACCGGGTTTGTCGAACCCTGGGACGATCACCTCACCGAATCGACCATCGAAAGGATTGCCCAGGCAAAAGACCCGGTCCTGACCACCGGAAGGCTCGGCCTCCGGTATTCCCGGCTCCTGTTCCCGGACCGGGACGTCATTCTCGTGGGAGGAAAGATCGAAAAGACGCTGGCGGTTGCCCGGGGAAAGATCGTGCTCTGCGGCCTTCCTGCTCTCATACTCCGGTACATCTGTCCGCAGATCCTGGAAGGCACCGGGTGCGGGACTGTGGAAGAACTTGCAGCAACTCCTGCCTTTGCAGGGATCATGAAGAGAACCCTTGACGGCTTCAGGGCGGTCCGGCCGGATGTCCGGGTCGTGCTCCTGAACCGGGACGGGACAATCCTTGGAGAAACACCATGA
- the mutS gene encoding DNA mismatch repair protein MutS gives MASDPIQKPADEPENGVRLTPVMKQYLELKVKYPDTIVFFRIGDFYETFNEDAELVSRELEIVLTSRSKSADNRTPLAGVPYHAADGYIAKLVGKGYRVAVCDQVEDPKTAKGIVKREIVRVITPGTVIDSSMLSSSAATYLMAICPDAKAGEWGIALLDISTGEFFVSRIDHDEHLANLLSEIARYRPAECIVPASSGPELKDRLEDRGVVVTPFADAVFSEGLARRTLLEHFRVASLAGYGCDDCPPAIGAAGAALSYAKETQFSDLAHISSLSMRTSQESMMLDAITLRNLEIRESIRGGSKGATLVSSLDLTRTPMGSRLMGRQICRPLTDIGETNRRLDAVEYLAGRTTLRISIMDALDRCADIERIAARIAYGNAGPRDLLALADSLATLPELRSLINSNADKDSPLPSLLSAAVSGIAEKPQTVDLIRRAIVDDPPAIARNGGVIRAGYSGELDDIRGVLHSGKDWIVELQTSEREKTGIKSLKIAYNRIFGYYIDVTKPNLALVPARYERRQTTATGERFTIPELREKEALITNADERVITLERELYTGLIAELKEEITSLQIIAASIAVLDVSAALAEVAQKRDYVRPQLNDSDTLVIRDGRHPVVEEGVSGGFVPNDAELSGSGTQIMIITGANMAGKSTYMRSVALICIMAQAGSFVPARHASIGILDRIFTRVGAFDDLASGQSTFFVEMLELANILNNVTSKSLVILDEIGRGTSTADGSSIAKAVLEFLHGKSATGPKTLFATHFHELIAMEESLKRVKNFHFAVRETKDDVIFLRKLIPGATDKSYGIHVARLAGIPKKVTERAEVLLSEDRNRPASAGAKPQRYTQILLVDDHESKEVRAPARHPALDELDRLKPDEMTPLQALTAIAELKRSLKDGS, from the coding sequence ATGGCAAGCGATCCGATCCAGAAACCTGCGGATGAGCCGGAGAACGGCGTGCGCCTGACACCGGTCATGAAGCAGTACCTGGAACTCAAGGTGAAGTATCCCGACACGATCGTCTTCTTCCGGATCGGTGACTTCTACGAGACGTTCAACGAAGACGCCGAACTCGTCTCCCGAGAACTTGAGATTGTCCTCACCTCCCGCTCGAAGAGCGCAGACAACCGGACCCCGCTTGCCGGCGTCCCGTACCATGCCGCGGACGGGTACATTGCAAAACTGGTGGGAAAGGGCTACCGGGTTGCTGTCTGCGACCAGGTGGAAGATCCCAAAACCGCGAAAGGGATCGTGAAGCGGGAGATTGTGCGGGTGATTACGCCCGGCACCGTGATCGACTCCTCCATGCTCTCCTCGTCTGCGGCAACCTATCTCATGGCAATCTGCCCGGATGCAAAAGCCGGGGAATGGGGCATTGCCCTCCTCGACATCTCCACGGGAGAATTCTTCGTATCCCGGATCGACCATGACGAGCATCTTGCAAACCTCCTCTCCGAGATCGCCCGCTACCGGCCGGCTGAATGCATTGTCCCGGCAAGTTCCGGGCCGGAGCTCAAAGACCGGCTCGAAGACCGGGGCGTTGTTGTCACCCCGTTTGCGGACGCAGTATTCTCAGAGGGATTAGCCCGCCGCACGCTCCTTGAGCACTTCCGGGTAGCCTCCCTTGCAGGATACGGGTGCGACGACTGCCCTCCAGCGATCGGCGCGGCCGGTGCAGCTCTCTCGTACGCCAAGGAGACGCAGTTCTCGGATCTCGCGCACATCAGCAGCCTCTCGATGCGGACAAGCCAGGAGAGCATGATGCTGGACGCCATCACGCTACGCAATCTTGAGATCAGGGAGAGTATCCGTGGCGGCTCCAAAGGTGCAACGCTCGTCTCGTCCCTGGACCTGACCCGGACCCCGATGGGAAGCCGTCTCATGGGCAGGCAGATCTGCCGCCCGCTCACGGATATCGGGGAGACCAACCGTCGGCTCGATGCTGTCGAGTACCTGGCCGGCAGGACCACCCTGCGCATCTCGATCATGGATGCCCTGGATCGCTGTGCTGACATCGAGCGGATCGCGGCCCGGATCGCGTACGGGAATGCCGGCCCCCGCGATCTCCTCGCGCTGGCCGACTCCCTTGCAACCCTTCCGGAGCTTCGCAGCCTCATTAACAGTAATGCGGACAAGGACTCACCCCTCCCTTCGCTGCTTTCGGCGGCAGTATCCGGCATCGCCGAAAAGCCGCAGACGGTCGATCTCATCCGGCGGGCCATTGTGGACGATCCCCCGGCCATTGCCCGGAACGGCGGCGTGATCCGGGCCGGGTATTCCGGGGAACTCGACGATATAAGGGGCGTGCTCCACTCGGGGAAAGACTGGATCGTTGAGCTCCAGACCTCCGAGCGGGAGAAGACCGGGATCAAGTCCTTAAAAATCGCGTACAACCGGATCTTCGGTTACTACATCGATGTGACCAAGCCCAATCTTGCGCTCGTTCCCGCCCGCTACGAGCGGAGGCAGACCACCGCAACCGGCGAACGGTTCACCATTCCCGAACTGCGGGAAAAGGAGGCGCTCATAACCAATGCGGATGAACGCGTCATCACCCTGGAACGGGAACTCTACACCGGGCTCATCGCAGAACTCAAAGAGGAGATAACCTCCCTCCAGATCATTGCCGCGAGCATAGCCGTACTCGATGTCTCGGCAGCCCTTGCCGAAGTGGCACAGAAACGGGATTACGTAAGGCCCCAGCTCAATGATTCCGACACGCTGGTCATCCGCGATGGCCGGCATCCCGTGGTGGAAGAAGGGGTTTCCGGCGGCTTTGTCCCCAACGATGCCGAGTTGTCCGGCAGCGGCACCCAGATCATGATCATCACCGGCGCCAACATGGCCGGCAAATCCACCTACATGCGCTCGGTCGCCCTCATCTGCATCATGGCCCAGGCGGGCAGTTTTGTTCCGGCCCGGCACGCGAGCATCGGGATACTTGACCGGATCTTCACCCGGGTCGGCGCCTTCGACGATCTCGCAAGCGGCCAGAGCACATTCTTTGTCGAGATGCTCGAACTGGCCAACATCCTCAACAACGTAACTTCGAAGAGCCTCGTCATTCTCGACGAGATCGGGCGGGGAACGAGCACGGCGGACGGGAGTTCGATTGCAAAGGCGGTTCTCGAATTCCTGCACGGGAAATCCGCTACCGGGCCAAAGACGCTCTTTGCCACGCACTTCCACGAACTCATCGCAATGGAAGAGAGCCTGAAGCGGGTCAAAAATTTCCACTTCGCGGTGCGGGAGACAAAAGACGATGTGATCTTCCTGCGAAAACTCATTCCCGGCGCAACCGACAAGAGTTATGGTATCCATGTTGCCCGGCTCGCGGGCATACCAAAGAAAGTGACCGAACGGGCCGAGGTGCTTCTTTCCGAAGACAGGAACCGCCCGGCTTCTGCCGGTGCAAAACCCCAGCGCTACACCCAGATCCTGCTCGTGGACGACCATGAGTCAAAAGAAGTCAGGGCCCCCGCCCGTCACCCGGCGCTCGATGAATTGGACCGGCTCAAGCCGGACGAGATGACCCCGCTCCAGGCGCTGACTGCGATTGCGGAGCTGAAACGATCGCTCAAAGACGGATCCTGA
- a CDS encoding LytS/YhcK type 5TM receptor domain-containing protein translates to MAVTLFGEFLLLFQMACVVFLFTYLFSKSRFYTQILEHRASIAVQVFLSIVFGLLSVYGMNSGITFYTANVNIRDFGPMAAGLACGPYVGLGAGIIAFLYRLFVGGTNVYAVALGPLIAGIAGGLIYYYSNRDLVSTKNAVIITLIVETLVSALALFVRFLAGDTTEMILTVAINVALPMIIMTSITVGIFCIILHNEINERRVLNEKLRLELEVEERKNLETIINAIEDPVFVKDREHRWILVNDGFCRMFARHREDLIGRTTYDFFPADQARQFYSDDETVFSTHSAHETEAPLKNPEGREYTVLLKKTYYQDSSGQEFIVGIIRDVTERKRIEVAVQNLNKKLTMLSSITRHDILNQLMVLMGFLQFSQKHLGDPVKMQEAINREMNAAQTIERQIVFTRDYQDLGTSVPSWRNVLHLIASAKSQLTSAADITFSVQVPPMEIFADALIEKVFYNLMENSIRHGGHVTAISFVFVETETGGLIVYTDNGTGISAEDKKHLFVRGFGKNTGLGLFLSREILAITGITLDETGRPGTGVRFEILIPRGGYRFPANPAKSP, encoded by the coding sequence ATGGCTGTAACCCTCTTCGGGGAATTTTTGCTTCTGTTCCAGATGGCCTGTGTCGTCTTCCTCTTCACCTACCTTTTCTCGAAGAGCCGGTTCTATACCCAGATACTCGAGCACCGGGCATCCATTGCAGTCCAGGTGTTTCTGTCGATTGTATTCGGGCTTCTGTCCGTGTACGGAATGAACAGCGGCATAACTTTTTACACGGCCAATGTCAATATCCGGGATTTCGGCCCCATGGCAGCCGGTCTTGCCTGCGGACCGTATGTCGGGCTCGGGGCAGGGATCATCGCGTTTCTGTACCGCCTGTTTGTGGGTGGCACGAATGTCTATGCCGTTGCACTCGGACCCCTTATCGCCGGTATTGCCGGGGGGCTTATCTATTATTACAGCAACCGGGACCTGGTCTCGACAAAAAATGCCGTCATCATTACGCTGATCGTGGAGACGCTCGTCTCCGCTCTGGCTCTCTTTGTCCGGTTCCTCGCCGGTGATACAACCGAGATGATCCTGACTGTCGCGATCAACGTGGCACTCCCCATGATCATCATGACCTCGATAACCGTGGGCATCTTCTGCATCATCCTGCACAACGAGATAAATGAGCGGCGTGTCCTGAATGAGAAACTCCGTCTCGAACTGGAAGTCGAGGAACGAAAAAACCTCGAGACGATCATCAATGCCATCGAAGATCCGGTCTTTGTCAAGGATCGCGAGCACCGGTGGATCCTGGTAAATGACGGGTTCTGCCGGATGTTCGCCCGGCACAGGGAAGATCTTATCGGGAGAACAACCTATGATTTTTTCCCGGCCGATCAGGCCCGGCAGTTCTATTCCGATGACGAAACGGTCTTCTCAACCCATTCCGCTCATGAGACGGAAGCCCCCCTGAAGAATCCGGAAGGACGGGAATACACGGTTCTTTTGAAGAAGACCTATTATCAGGACTCGTCCGGCCAGGAATTCATTGTCGGGATTATCCGGGATGTCACCGAGCGGAAACGGATCGAGGTGGCAGTCCAGAACTTAAACAAGAAACTCACCATGCTCTCGTCCATCACGCGGCACGACATCCTGAACCAGCTCATGGTCCTGATGGGATTTTTGCAGTTCTCGCAGAAACACCTGGGTGACCCGGTCAAGATGCAGGAAGCAATAAACCGCGAGATGAATGCAGCCCAGACGATCGAACGGCAGATCGTCTTCACCCGGGATTACCAGGATCTCGGGACCAGCGTTCCTTCCTGGAGAAATGTGCTCCATCTCATTGCATCCGCAAAGAGCCAGCTGACCTCTGCAGCGGATATCACGTTTTCGGTCCAGGTTCCCCCCATGGAGATCTTTGCCGATGCTCTGATCGAGAAGGTCTTCTACAATCTTATGGAAAATTCCATCCGGCACGGGGGGCATGTCACGGCGATCAGTTTTGTCTTTGTGGAGACGGAGACGGGCGGGCTTATCGTTTACACGGATAACGGGACGGGCATCTCTGCAGAAGACAAAAAACATCTCTTCGTACGCGGGTTTGGGAAAAATACCGGGCTCGGTCTCTTCCTCTCCCGGGAGATCCTGGCTATCACCGGCATCACGCTTGACGAGACCGGCCGGCCCGGGACAGGTGTCCGGTTCGAGATTCTCATCCCCCGGGGAGGGTACCGGTTTCCCGCGAATCCGGCCAAATCTCCCTGA
- a CDS encoding A/G-specific adenine glycosylase, which yields MNRSSQAKLETASDSPVYDSTDEGIARFRQMVLDHYNSHGRPMPWRETADPYRILVSEIMLQQTQVERVMVKYPEFISAFPDFSALAKASLPEVLAHWQGMGYNRRAIALQKCALRIMEEYGGILPADPEILATFPGIGHATASSICAFAFNLPVIFIETNIRRVFIHYFFSDSATVRDAEILPLVERALPEENSRIWYWALMDIGTVLKKTVPNPNRRSVHYAKQSPFDGSDRKIRGEILRQLLAGNGKTREEILGLFSEEPDRMAKILTGLERDGFIVQKDDRLRLAS from the coding sequence ATGAACAGATCCAGCCAGGCAAAACTGGAGACCGCTTCCGATTCACCGGTTTATGATTCAACCGACGAGGGGATCGCACGGTTCCGGCAGATGGTGCTCGATCACTACAACAGCCATGGCCGCCCTATGCCCTGGCGGGAGACTGCCGATCCCTACCGGATCCTCGTCTCCGAGATCATGCTCCAGCAGACCCAGGTGGAGCGGGTGATGGTGAAGTACCCGGAATTTATTTCCGCCTTTCCGGATTTTTCCGCTCTTGCCAAAGCATCCCTTCCCGAGGTTCTTGCACACTGGCAGGGCATGGGATACAACCGCCGGGCCATCGCACTCCAGAAATGCGCTCTCCGGATTATGGAGGAGTACGGCGGCATACTTCCCGCTGATCCTGAAATTCTTGCAACATTTCCGGGAATTGGGCATGCAACCGCCTCTTCCATCTGCGCATTTGCGTTCAATCTCCCGGTCATCTTCATCGAGACCAACATCCGCCGGGTCTTCATCCATTATTTCTTCTCGGACTCCGCAACCGTCCGCGATGCCGAGATCCTCCCGCTCGTGGAGCGGGCACTTCCTGAAGAAAACTCCCGGATATGGTATTGGGCTCTCATGGATATCGGGACCGTTCTCAAGAAGACAGTCCCGAACCCGAACCGGCGCAGCGTGCATTATGCAAAACAATCGCCGTTCGACGGATCGGACCGGAAGATCCGGGGCGAGATCCTCCGGCAGCTCCTTGCCGGGAATGGCAAAACCCGGGAGGAGATCCTCGGGTTGTTTTCGGAAGAGCCGGACCGTATGGCAAAGATACTTACCGGACTTGAACGGGACGGCTTCATTGTCCAGAAGGATGACCGGCTCCGGCTCGCTTCCTGA
- the mutL gene encoding DNA mismatch repair endonuclease MutL, whose protein sequence is MKNETPLRIIRILDTATVNKIAAGEVVDRPASVVKELVENAIDAGAQSIRIEIASSEGAITGIRVADDGCGMSPADALLAFTEHATSKIASADDLDHIETLGFRGEALASIAAVSRVTLVTKPRGSGAGPGTRILIHGGKLLEQQETGAPEGTSVHVEELFFNTPARKKFLKSLNTELAHIHGILEGICLAWPQIAFRFFYNKNEQLVTDRSLRALDTITRIYGSELAKDLIPVDLPLPFMSISGYIARPSISRKDNSRLVIAVNRRYVSSPLISNAVKEGYGTLLPKDRIPVAFLTIEIDTGLVDVNVHPTKKEVRLSRENEIRDAVREAINTALLSHDLIPTAGSPAPAFEPLDTEAVDDEPDIPVAGGYPQDAAIPSGVFESSHTGTLSSDQRLRQTELPTGSARQTEPKVPRMEVIGEFGGIYILAKTETGELLIVDQHAAHERILYEQVTRRSDREQQSQELIAPVTLHRTPRDAAVIRDLLPSLAREGFVLEDFGRDTFLVRAIPIVLGRAEETRVIDEIISDLVRPDSARSVSNRERLTRIIACRGAIKAGTVLTREQAQRLLDQLRLTDSPFTCPHGRPTIIRFTRDDLDGMFKRI, encoded by the coding sequence ATGAAGAACGAGACTCCCTTACGGATCATCCGCATCCTTGATACGGCTACCGTGAACAAGATCGCTGCCGGTGAGGTGGTGGACCGGCCTGCCTCGGTTGTCAAGGAACTGGTCGAGAACGCCATCGACGCCGGGGCACAGAGCATCAGGATCGAGATCGCATCATCCGAAGGTGCGATTACGGGAATCCGGGTTGCCGACGACGGCTGCGGCATGTCACCGGCCGATGCCCTGCTCGCGTTCACCGAACATGCCACGAGCAAGATCGCATCGGCGGATGATCTCGACCATATCGAGACTCTCGGCTTCCGGGGGGAGGCGCTTGCAAGCATAGCCGCAGTCTCCCGGGTAACCCTTGTGACAAAACCGCGGGGAAGCGGCGCCGGGCCGGGCACGCGAATCCTTATCCATGGCGGGAAACTGCTGGAACAGCAGGAGACCGGTGCTCCTGAAGGCACCTCGGTCCATGTCGAAGAATTATTCTTCAACACTCCGGCCAGGAAAAAGTTTCTAAAAAGCCTCAATACCGAGCTTGCCCACATCCACGGGATTCTCGAAGGCATCTGCCTTGCCTGGCCTCAGATCGCGTTCCGGTTCTTCTACAACAAGAATGAGCAGCTGGTGACCGACCGCTCGCTCCGGGCGCTCGACACCATCACGAGGATTTATGGAAGCGAACTTGCAAAGGATCTCATTCCTGTTGACCTGCCCCTCCCGTTCATGAGCATCAGCGGGTACATTGCCCGGCCATCGATCTCACGGAAGGACAATTCCCGGCTTGTAATCGCCGTTAACCGGCGGTATGTCTCCTCCCCGCTCATCAGCAATGCGGTAAAGGAGGGATATGGAACGCTCCTCCCGAAGGACCGGATACCGGTGGCGTTCCTCACCATTGAGATCGATACCGGGCTCGTGGATGTGAACGTCCACCCGACAAAGAAAGAAGTCCGCCTCTCCCGCGAGAACGAGATCCGGGACGCGGTGCGGGAAGCAATCAACACAGCGCTCCTCAGCCACGACCTGATCCCGACCGCCGGGTCCCCGGCGCCTGCTTTCGAACCGCTGGACACGGAAGCGGTTGATGATGAACCTGACATTCCGGTGGCTGGTGGCTACCCGCAGGATGCTGCAATCCCATCCGGGGTCTTCGAATCCTCGCATACCGGGACGCTCTCAAGCGACCAGCGCCTGCGGCAGACCGAGCTCCCAACCGGATCCGCACGGCAGACCGAGCCAAAAGTTCCCCGGATGGAAGTGATCGGCGAGTTTGGCGGCATCTACATCCTTGCAAAGACCGAGACCGGCGAACTCCTGATCGTGGACCAGCACGCAGCCCATGAGCGGATCCTCTACGAGCAGGTGACCCGGCGCTCGGACAGGGAACAGCAGTCGCAGGAACTGATCGCACCGGTCACGCTCCACCGCACGCCCAGGGATGCCGCGGTCATCCGCGACCTCCTGCCTTCGCTTGCCAGGGAAGGATTTGTCCTTGAGGACTTTGGCAGGGACACATTCCTTGTCCGGGCAATCCCGATCGTTCTCGGCCGGGCCGAGGAGACCCGGGTCATCGACGAGATCATCAGCGATCTTGTCCGTCCGGATTCAGCCCGCTCGGTCAGCAACAGGGAGCGCCTGACCCGGATCATTGCCTGCCGGGGGGCGATCAAGGCAGGGACCGTCCTTACCCGGGAGCAGGCCCAGCGGCTTCTCGACCAGCTCCGGCTTACCGACAGTCCCTTCACCTGCCCCCATGGCCGTCCCACCATCATCCGGTTCACCCGGGATGACCTGGACGGGATGTTCAAGCGGATCTGA
- a CDS encoding metalloprotease family protein, whose protein sequence is MQPESFIIVIAAGILLVLLSLALDRLWAAVTPVREIYYIIRAPGVILHECAHILGCLITGAKIQKVVLFSREGGSVTYNRPVLPWLGDVVISTAPLFCLPLVLSVITWCFGTYLGCRFFPFPETVFTAGTQVQAVYVILQIFDKNLIAVQNGWFIIYLYLTTSIVLSVAPSFQDLKNASLGIFLLALFGTLIIAGNIPWATTALEYITGILGAGFSLGLAFGFIALICSLPLILYYIWARVT, encoded by the coding sequence ATGCAGCCAGAATCGTTCATCATCGTCATCGCGGCCGGCATCCTGCTCGTGCTCCTCTCGCTTGCGCTCGACCGGCTCTGGGCTGCGGTAACGCCCGTCCGGGAGATCTATTATATCATCCGGGCCCCGGGCGTCATCCTCCATGAATGCGCCCATATCCTCGGCTGCCTCATCACCGGGGCTAAAATCCAGAAAGTAGTTCTCTTCTCCCGGGAGGGGGGTTCGGTCACCTATAACCGGCCGGTCCTTCCATGGCTCGGGGATGTTGTCATCTCAACGGCCCCGCTCTTCTGTCTTCCGCTCGTCTTGTCCGTTATAACCTGGTGTTTTGGAACGTACCTGGGCTGCCGGTTCTTCCCATTTCCTGAAACGGTTTTTACCGCCGGCACCCAGGTGCAGGCTGTGTATGTGATCCTCCAGATCTTTGATAAAAATCTCATAGCAGTCCAGAACGGCTGGTTCATTATCTACCTGTACCTGACAACGAGCATCGTCCTCTCGGTTGCCCCGAGCTTCCAGGATCTCAAAAACGCGAGCCTGGGAATTTTCCTCCTCGCGCTTTTTGGCACGCTCATCATTGCCGGTAATATCCCGTGGGCAACGACGGCCCTTGAGTACATAACCGGCATCCTTGGTGCCGGCTTCTCCCTAGGCCTTGCTTTTGGCTTCATCGCGCTCATCTGCTCGCTCCCGCTCATCCTGTATTATATCTGGGCCCGGGTCACCTGA
- a CDS encoding cobalt-precorrin-7 (C(5))-methyltransferase has protein sequence MKIIGVGCGPGLITSQAIAELKKARIVYGSERAIELARPFLRSTCSAKSIDDFKSLNRLPQESVILSTGDPMLAGLGYLKGEVIPGISSLQVATARLHIPLARVSVVVAHGRGHEKGMIDTLAEVERGKIVFLLADPKFDVEELYQRLAGLHQTLQIAICENLGYPDERIVVGTSESPPQPSAALYSLMIGVF, from the coding sequence ATGAAGATCATTGGCGTTGGCTGCGGGCCGGGCCTCATCACCTCCCAGGCCATCGCAGAACTGAAAAAAGCACGGATCGTCTATGGATCGGAACGGGCGATCGAACTGGCCCGTCCATTCCTGCGCTCGACCTGCAGTGCAAAATCCATTGACGATTTCAAGAGCTTGAACCGCCTTCCCCAGGAGTCGGTCATCCTCTCCACGGGCGATCCCATGCTTGCGGGTCTCGGGTACCTCAAGGGGGAGGTCATCCCGGGGATCTCCTCTCTCCAGGTGGCAACTGCACGCCTCCACATCCCGCTTGCCCGGGTCTCGGTCGTGGTTGCCCATGGCAGGGGCCACGAGAAAGGGATGATCGACACTCTTGCCGAAGTGGAGCGGGGCAAGATCGTCTTTCTGCTGGCGGATCCCAAGTTCGATGTAGAGGAACTGTACCAGCGCCTCGCAGGCCTTCACCAGACCCTCCAGATCGCCATCTGCGAGAACCTCGGGTACCCGGACGAACGTATCGTTGTCGGCACAAGCGAGTCCCCGCCCCAGCCATCCGCAGCTCTCTATTCCCTGATGATTGGGGTATTTTAG
- a CDS encoding precorrin-8X methylmutase yields MSKESSHHGDTTANTYIDPGADTKEGYAISKKSRTLARQMVGNLTVEDRIKQRCSVAVGDFAMADLMRFHKNPVKAALDALRNRAPVITDIRMVQVGIQKKGHQSEVLCALDFGSDLARKDGITRSSAGFLALKEKLPGSIVVIGNAPSALLSLCGMVKEGVRPAVIIGAPVGFVNAAESKELLRTIDIPSISTEGTRGGTPVAVASLNECITIFIEGTSDAGSGNRL; encoded by the coding sequence ATGTCAAAGGAATCATCACACCACGGGGATACCACCGCAAATACGTATATTGATCCCGGCGCCGACACAAAAGAAGGCTACGCGATCTCGAAGAAGTCCCGGACGCTTGCCCGCCAGATGGTGGGAAACTTAACCGTCGAGGACCGGATCAAGCAGCGGTGCTCGGTTGCCGTTGGCGATTTTGCCATGGCCGATCTCATGCGGTTCCATAAGAACCCGGTCAAGGCTGCGCTCGATGCCCTCCGGAACCGGGCCCCGGTCATCACCGATATCCGGATGGTCCAGGTCGGGATCCAGAAGAAAGGGCACCAGAGCGAAGTGCTCTGTGCGCTCGACTTCGGATCCGATCTTGCCAGGAAGGACGGGATCACGCGGAGCTCGGCAGGTTTCCTTGCCTTGAAGGAGAAACTCCCGGGTTCGATCGTTGTCATCGGGAACGCCCCCTCCGCTCTCCTCTCGCTCTGCGGGATGGTAAAGGAAGGCGTACGCCCGGCGGTCATCATCGGGGCACCGGTCGGGTTTGTCAATGCAGCCGAGTCCAAGGAACTCCTCCGGACCATCGATATCCCGTCCATCTCCACCGAAGGGACACGGGGCGGGACGCCGGTTGCGGTCGCCTCGCTCAATGAGTGCATCACGATCTTCATCGAGGGCACGTCCGATGCGGGATCCGGTAACCGGCTTTGA